The region GGTGAAATCGACCGGCAACGTCATCAACATCATGGATGCGTTGAAGAAGAGCCTTGCTGCAGAAGATGGGCGCAAGCCGCGTTAGCGGAAAGGCCGGGGAATTTCTCCCGATCGGTTTCGAGAACGATCTCAGCTCGCCTTTTTGCTGTGGCTGTCGCCACGCGCCGGCGCTTTCTTCGCCGGCGCCTTCTTTGCAACGTTCTTGCCGCTTATCCCGGCGCTCTGTCGCAGCGCCTCCATCAGGTTGACGACTTTGCTTTCCCTAGGCTGTTTCTTCTTCGGCGGGGCCCGGCCCTCGATTTTTGCCTTCACCAGCTCGACGAGGGCCGCCTCGTAACGATCCTCATATTCGCTCGGCTCGAAGCTGCCTTGCTTGGTCTTGAGGATATGTCCTGCGAGTTCGAGCATCTCCTTGTCGAACTTGATATCCGGAATGTCGTTGAAGACGCTGTCGGGCGAGCGCACCTCGTAGTCGAAGTTCAGCATCGTCGCGACGATGTGGTCGTCGTGCGGGCGGATCAGCAGAGTCCGGTTGCGCCGGAAAAGCACGGCTTCGGCAAGCGCCGCCACCTTGCCGTCGCGCATGCCCCTGGCAATCAGCGCCAGCGCCTCTTCATCATGCTCGTCCACCGGCGCGAGATAGTAAGGCCGGTCGAAATAGAGCTTGTCGATACCGTCATAGGCGATGAAAGCCTTGATATTCAGCACCTTGTCGCTTTCCGGCATGAGGGCGGCAATCTCGTCGCCCTCGATGACGATGTAATCGCCATTCTCCATCTGGTAGCCCTTGACCTGATCGTCCCGTTCGACCGGTTTGCCGGTCTCGCTGTCGATGAATTGCCGTTCCACCCGATGGCCAGTCCTGCGGTTGATGATGTTGAAAGAGACGCGGTCGGAGGAGGAAACGGCCGTGTAAAGCCCGACAGCGCAGGCAAGGTCGCCCACTTTCAGATGACCTTTCCAGCTTGCCCGCGCGGCCATTCCATCCTCCGTCGCAAATCAGAGCCGACTGTTGCTCTTGTCGGTTTCGAGTTCCTGAAATGCCCAGCCGCGGCCATCGGGCGCGGGATAGGCGAGCAGCGCATCGCCATCACCGATCTTCTGGCGCGACGCGGCGTCCCTGGCATGGACGATCGCTTCATCGGCGGTGGCATAGGTTTCCGACAGCGTATCGCCGAGCTTGTAAGCCCAGCCACTGTCATGCGGCACGACCTGATAGGTGATATCGGCCATTTCGGATCTCCTCTTTCGTTCCGATTTGGTTTGCTCAGTTCCGATTTGATTTGCGCCGCTCGTCGAGGGCGATGATTTTCTCCACGGAGGCGATATCCTCGCTGGTGACGACAGGCACCGGGTCGGCCGCGATCGCCTCCAACACCTCCCGCGAGACCGCGCCATTGCGGATCGCCCATTCCAGTGTCTCGCGTGTTTCCCGCTCTGCCTTCAGCTGCGCATACAGCGCGACGATCAGCCGATCGCGGGCGTCCATGCGCCGGCCCTGGCGATCCATGCTGCGGACATCGGGCATCGCAATCCACCTTTGTCACTGATTTCGTTCAGGTGTAATCAACTGATGAAGGATGGAAAGGTTCCGAAACCGGCGAGCGGCACTTGCCTCTTGCGGCGCCGGGAAGGAGATTGCCATCTGCAGGATGCTTGTCAAAGGATTTCACCATGGTCGATCTCAAGGCCCGTCCCCGCCCGACCGGCGCCACCGCCGCTCTCGGCCGCACCGGTTTTCCGCACGTCACCTCCGCCACCAGGGGCGAAATCGATATTGTCACCTCGCCGTCGCAGCCGGGCTTCAACCCGCTCGACCTGCTCTATGCCTCGCTCTCGGCCTGCCTCGTGCTCAGCGCCCGCATGGCCGCCAGCCAGATGGGGGTTCTCGACAGGATCAGCGACATCACCGCGGAGGTCAGCGGCGAGAAGGCGACGGAGGGCCTTTCGCGTGTCGCCAGATTCAACATCGCCTTTTCGATCAAGGGCGATATCGATGCGGCAACCCGGCAGAAGATCGTCCAGGCGGCCGAGGACGAGATCTGCACAGTGAGCAATACGATCCGCGGGAATCCCGATTTTTCGACGACGATATCGGCATAGAGCATGATGCCGAAAAGTGTGAGCGGTTTTCGGACGACATCATGCCCTAACTCTTTAATGTAGAACAGGATTCAGATTTTAGGCCGACCGGGCCTAAATCATCCTGTTCCAGGTTGAATCTACACAATATTTATAGACAATTGCCGAGGGAGGATTGCGTGACCCAAGCCCGGCTTCTATGCTTGGGCATCGAAAGTGATGATCCGGCCACCATGCAGTCCAAGCCTTTCTTGAAGTCCGAACGGCCTGTCGTCGCTATCATCGGCGGTGGTGTTTCCGGCGCCGGCGTTGCCTATCACCTCGCGCGGGCGACGCGCGACGCGCCTCCCCTCATCCTGGTCTTCGAGCCGCGCGCCGAGCTCGGCCGCGGTCTTGCCTATGACACGGATGATCCGGCTTACCGCATCAATGTCCCGGCCGCCAAGATGAGCCTGCAGCCCGACGAACTGGGCGAATTCCAGGCCTGGATCGAGGCCCGCGATGCCGTTGCCGACGATCCGGAGGCAAAGCGGCCGGAAGGCCTGCTCTTCCCACGGCGCCGGCTGTTTGGTGAATATGTCGCCTCCCTGCTGAAACCTTTGCTGCAAGAGGGGCGCGTGCGTCATTGCCGCGCCGCGGTGACCGGTGTCGAGCGCCGCGCCGGCCGCTGGTCGATCCG is a window of Rhizobium sp. N324 DNA encoding:
- a CDS encoding DUF2188 domain-containing protein: MADITYQVVPHDSGWAYKLGDTLSETYATADEAIVHARDAASRQKIGDGDALLAYPAPDGRGWAFQELETDKSNSRL
- a CDS encoding OsmC family protein is translated as MVDLKARPRPTGATAALGRTGFPHVTSATRGEIDIVTSPSQPGFNPLDLLYASLSACLVLSARMAASQMGVLDRISDITAEVSGEKATEGLSRVARFNIAFSIKGDIDAATRQKIVQAAEDEICTVSNTIRGNPDFSTTISA
- the ku gene encoding non-homologous end joining protein Ku encodes the protein MAARASWKGHLKVGDLACAVGLYTAVSSSDRVSFNIINRRTGHRVERQFIDSETGKPVERDDQVKGYQMENGDYIVIEGDEIAALMPESDKVLNIKAFIAYDGIDKLYFDRPYYLAPVDEHDEEALALIARGMRDGKVAALAEAVLFRRNRTLLIRPHDDHIVATMLNFDYEVRSPDSVFNDIPDIKFDKEMLELAGHILKTKQGSFEPSEYEDRYEAALVELVKAKIEGRAPPKKKQPRESKVVNLMEALRQSAGISGKNVAKKAPAKKAPARGDSHSKKAS